DNA sequence from the Staphylococcus epidermidis genome:
TAAAGTGAAACCCTTGCATAATTACTAGAATTAAAGCAATAATACCAATGATTATTCCAGTTCTCATTTCATACTTATTACTGTATAGATAATTTTTTTTGGCAATACGCACATATAAAATGAGTGTTATTGGAAATATAACTAAGCAATAAAACAAGCTTATACCGGTAATTGCTTGAAAAGGTACATATTGTTTATCGTACAAATATGAAATAAGAATAAAGTTAATGATAAAGAAAATCATTGGATTGAGTTGTAATGCAAACAAATTACGCTGAATTGTTAATATTAATTGCGCAGGTGATTTACCTCTATATTCAATGTAATCTTGATCTTTTTCTTCAGACTTTTTAATATCTTGTCGATATTTTTCTTTTATATCATCAATTAAGTGTGGTGACATTCCTTTGTGACTAAAATAATCATTAATATTTTCGAGTAATACTTTATCATTCGTACGCATGATTTACTCCTTTTCATTTAAATCTTGATGTAATTTGTAGATTTCATAAGTTAATCATTTTCAAATTAAAATTTTATCATACATCTTACAATTTTACTTGAACATAATGATTAATCATATCATCATTAGCAACTAAAATGAAAAGAAGAGCTAAAGTGAAATCCATTTTACAAATTATGATTTCAACTTTAAACTCTTCAAATTTCAAACTATTTTATCTTATAAAACGTATATCCAATTCTTCTTATTTATTTAAATCTATACGATATAACTTCACATTTTTATCCTTTGGTGAATTTGAACTGAATTGATAACTTGCTTGATCTTTTTGAATATAGCCAAAGTTACCTGTAACATTATTATAATGTACACGACTTATAGCTTTATGACCAAGTTGTTGTTTTACGGCTTTGTATGAAGGGCCGTTTGCATCATTATATGTCATTGATACGCGTGTAACATTTCCTCTTTCTTTTTTACCATTAGCTGTTACTAGCAAAACACCTTTATCAGTTCTAAATTCGTAATACTTTTCATTACTATTTGGGTTATAAGAATAGATAGGATGACTATACTTTTTTAATACACTCTTCATTGATTCGCCTATCTTAACGTTTTCTAATGATTTATCACCTTTGTTTAATTGTTGTACTGTTTTCATTGAATTACCAGTTGCCGCTTCAACGTTGTTTCCAACGCTTACTCCAGTTAAAACTAATCCTAAAACAAGTAATGATGTTATTAGTTTCTTCATAAGCACTCACTCCTTTAATTCTTTATGTCTTCTGTGCTCATGTTAATTGTACTATAAATATTACTAAAATAACAATAATATTACAAAATGATTACGTGGATTTAGTAGATGACTTTTTTAACAACTGTTTTAGCGCTTATAGAGAAACCTATCTTTCTTAATTCATTGATTATTACCTTACAAAATCTCAGTGTGAACTCTTTTATTTAGGTGCATGTTGTTGAATGAAGTTTGTTGTCTCTTGAGTAAATTGAGCCTGTTCTTCAACAAAAGGATATGCACTTGAATGTTGATAGACGTTAAATTCACAGTGTTGAATCAAATCTGCGACTTCTTTAGCTTCTAGTGTAGTTGTACGTTCTCCGTGTTCTCCAGCAACAATAAGCGTAGGAACTTGAACATGCTTGAAAACATCTGCAATACCTTCAGATTTGAAGACATCTTTAACAGCTTGAATTTCTTCTTTAGTAGAAATACTATTTGTATCAACGACATGCTTTAAAAATTTATTCATCTTACGCGCTTTATAA
Encoded proteins:
- a CDS encoding SA0570 family protein is translated as MKKLITSLLVLGLVLTGVSVGNNVEAATGNSMKTVQQLNKGDKSLENVKIGESMKSVLKKYSHPIYSYNPNSNEKYYEFRTDKGVLLVTANGKKERGNVTRVSMTYNDANGPSYKAVKQQLGHKAISRVHYNNVTGNFGYIQKDQASYQFSSNSPKDKNVKLYRIDLNK